A genomic segment from Phalacrocorax aristotelis chromosome 34, bGulAri2.1, whole genome shotgun sequence encodes:
- the LOC142049211 gene encoding purine nucleoside phosphorylase-like codes for MPRLQPSSTASLRGEDDDLNNLWATASTFIVLFILSLFYSATVTLIKAPPQVVVPVRTLALAGAHTLVLTNAAGSLRPALGPGHLLVIRDHIDLPGLAGRSPLAGPNDDRFGPRFPAMAGAYDAGLRRLALALAPPELHARPGVYCGVGGPSYETGAECRLLRRLGADAVGMSTVAEASAARHCGLRVLGLSLITNAAPGDDEDEDEEGEGQGEGGEGRAPPPGHEEVLAAAQAGARHLRTLLAALAPRLARPSPRTPRARLGHAWATPGARRGGGVWGGASRGRGVSVPPTSPLRPAPVLCRSRVHPVSIPCRSRVDPVSIPCVHPTLVPC; via the exons CCTTCCTCGACGGCTTCGCTGAGGGGGGAGGACGACGACCTCAACAACCTCTGGGCGACGGCCTCGACCTTCATCGtcctcttcatcctcagcctcttctaCAGCGCCACGGTCACCTTGATCAAG gctcccccgCAGGTGGTGGTGCCGGTGCGGACGCTGGCGCTGGCGGGCGCCCACACGCTGGTGCTGACCAACGCCGCCGGCAGCCTCCGGCCCGCGCTGGGGCCCGGCCACCTCCTCGTCATCCGTGACCACATCGACCTGCCCGGCCTGGCCGGCCGCAGCCCCCTCGCCGGGCCCAACGACGACAG GTTCGGGCCCCGCTTCCCGGCCATGGCGGGCGCCTACGACGCGGGGCTGCGCcgcctggccctggccctggccccCCCCGAGCTCCACGCCCGCCCCGGCGTCTACTGCGGCGTCGGCGGGCCCAGCTACGAGACGGGGGCCGAGTGCCGCCTCCTGCGGCGCCTGGGGGCTGACGCCGTCG GCATGAGCACGGTGGCGGAGGCGTCGGCGGCGCGTCACTGCGGGCTGCGCGTGCTGGGGCTGTCGCTCATCACCAACGCGGCGCCGGGGGACGACGAGGACGAGGACgaggagggggaggggcagggggaggggggggaggggcgggcgCCCCCCCCCGGGCACGAGGAGGTGCTGGCGGCCGCCCAGGCCGGGGCGCGGCACCTGCGGACCCTCCTGGCGGCCCTGGCCCCGCGCCTGGCCCGCCCGAGCCCCCGCACGCCTAGGGCACGCCTAGGGCACGCCTGGGCCACGCCTGGGGCACGCCGAGGGGGCGGGGTGTGGGGCGGGGCCTCGCGGGGGCGGGGCGTCTCGGTCCCGCCTACGTCCCCTCTCCGTCCCGCGCCGGTCCTGTGTCGATCGCGTGTCCATCCCGTGTCGATCCCGTGTCGATCCCGTGTCGATCCCGTGTCGATCCCGTGTGTCCATCCCACGCTGGTCCCATGTTGA
- the LOC142049201 gene encoding protein NDRG2-like isoform X6 has protein sequence MEFQEAAPPPEVKQGAVLETPFGAVNVTLVGSPRPGRPALLTFPDVGHTHASCFAPLFAHPEMQEIVKNFLVVHVDPPGMEEGAPPYPAGYQYPSLEQLAEMIPCILQYLNIASIIGMGVGAGAFVLAKFGLLHPEAVEGLVLVNIDPHAKGWMDWAAHKLSGLTSSTTEMILAHLFTQEELAAAPPPVVQGRERLGATPNAPLLWGMYNSRGDLGLERSGAGSLRCPVLLVVGDNAPHEDAVVECNAKLDPTQTSFLKMADGGGQPQLTQPAKLTEAFKYFVQGMGYVAAAAMTRLSRSRTSSLCSEAERGRSRTLSRGEAGGAPPRPLRPPGDPPNPPPGPPNPPGTPQPLPRPLRPPKPPPGPPTPLGPPQPLPCPLRPPGDPQPPPGTPQPPWEPPTPPRPPQFLPDPPPRDPPNTLSMTLPPPPRTPQPRPPTP, from the exons ATGGAGTTCCAAGAGGCCGCCCCTCCCCCCGAGGTCAAG caggggGCTGTGTTGGAGACCCCCTTCGGGGCCGTCAACGTCACCCTGGTGGGGtcgccccgccccggccgccccgcccTCCTCACTTTCCCCGATGTCGGCCACACCC ATGCCTCGTGCTTCGCCCCCCTCTTCGCCCACCCCGAGATGCAGGAGATCGTCAAGAACTTCCTGGTGGTTCACGTGGACCCGCCCGGAATGGAGGAGGGTGCCCCGCCCTACCCCGCCGG ctACCAGTACCCCTCACTGGAGCAACTGGCCGAGATGATCCCCTGCATCCTCCAGTACCTCAA CATCGCCAGCATCATCGGCATGGGGGTGGGGGCCGGCGCCTTCGTCCTGGCCAAATTTGGG ctgctgcacccCGAGGCCGTCGAGGGACTGGTGCTCGTCAACATCGACCCCCACGCCAAGGGCTGGATGGATTGGGCGGCCCACAAG CTGTCAGGACTGACGTCGTCGACCACCGAGATGATTCTGGCCCATCTCTTCACCCAG GAGGAGCTGGCGGCCGCCCCTCCCCCAGTGGTGCAGGGCCGGGAACGTCTGGGGGCGACGCCCAACGCGcccctgctgtggggcatgtACAACAG CCGCGGGGACCTGGGCCTGGAGcgcagcggggccgggagccTCCG ctgccccgtCCTGCTGGTGGTGGGTGACAACGCCCCGCACGAGGATGCCGTG GTGGAGTGCAACGCGAAGCTGGACCCGACCCAGACGTCCTTCCTGAAG ATGGCGGACGGCggggggcagccccagctcacCCAG CCGGCCAAGCTGACGGAGGCCTTCAAGTACTTCGTGCAGGGGATGGGCTACG tggcggcggcggccatGACGCGCCTCTCCCGCTCCCGCACCTCCTCCCTGTGCAGCGAGGCCGAGCGGGGGCGGAGCCGCACCCTGTCACGGGGCGAGGCCGGgggcgcccccccccgccccctgagaccccccggggaccccccaaacccccccccgggaccccccaacccccctgggaccccccaacccctcccccgccccctgagaccccccaaaccccccccgggacccccaacccccctgggacccccccaacccctcccctgccccctgAGACCCCCCGGggacccccaaccccccccggggacccccCAACCCCCCTGGGAACCCCCAACCCCTCCCCGACCCCCCCAATTCCTCCCAGACCCCCCCCCTCGGGACCCCCCCAATACCCTCTCTATgaccctccccccacccccaaggaCCCCCcaaccccgcccccccaccccctga
- the LOC142049201 gene encoding protein NDRG2-like isoform X4, with protein MEFQEAAPPPEVKQGAVLETPFGAVNVTLVGSPRPGRPALLTFPDVGHTHASCFAPLFAHPEMQEIVKNFLVVHVDPPGMEEGAPPYPAGYQYPSLEQLAEMIPCILQYLNIASIIGMGVGAGAFVLAKFGLLHPEAVEGLVLVNIDPHAKGWMDWAAHKLSGLTSSTTEMILAHLFTQEELAAAPPPVVQGRERLGATPNAPLLWGMYNSRGDLGLERSGAGSLRCPVLLVVGDNAPHEDAVVECNAKLDPTQTSFLKMADGGGQPQLTQPAKLTEAFKYFVQGMGYVPHVLDRKRSVGPVAAAAMTRLSRSRTSSLCSEAERGRSRTLSRGEAGGAPPRPLRPPGDPPNPPPGPPNPPGTPQPLPRPLRPPKPPPGPPTPLGPPQPLPCPLRPPGDPQPPPGTPQPPWEPPTPPRPPQFLPDPPPRDPPNTLSMTLPPPPRTPQPRPPTP; from the exons ATGGAGTTCCAAGAGGCCGCCCCTCCCCCCGAGGTCAAG caggggGCTGTGTTGGAGACCCCCTTCGGGGCCGTCAACGTCACCCTGGTGGGGtcgccccgccccggccgccccgcccTCCTCACTTTCCCCGATGTCGGCCACACCC ATGCCTCGTGCTTCGCCCCCCTCTTCGCCCACCCCGAGATGCAGGAGATCGTCAAGAACTTCCTGGTGGTTCACGTGGACCCGCCCGGAATGGAGGAGGGTGCCCCGCCCTACCCCGCCGG ctACCAGTACCCCTCACTGGAGCAACTGGCCGAGATGATCCCCTGCATCCTCCAGTACCTCAA CATCGCCAGCATCATCGGCATGGGGGTGGGGGCCGGCGCCTTCGTCCTGGCCAAATTTGGG ctgctgcacccCGAGGCCGTCGAGGGACTGGTGCTCGTCAACATCGACCCCCACGCCAAGGGCTGGATGGATTGGGCGGCCCACAAG CTGTCAGGACTGACGTCGTCGACCACCGAGATGATTCTGGCCCATCTCTTCACCCAG GAGGAGCTGGCGGCCGCCCCTCCCCCAGTGGTGCAGGGCCGGGAACGTCTGGGGGCGACGCCCAACGCGcccctgctgtggggcatgtACAACAG CCGCGGGGACCTGGGCCTGGAGcgcagcggggccgggagccTCCG ctgccccgtCCTGCTGGTGGTGGGTGACAACGCCCCGCACGAGGATGCCGTG GTGGAGTGCAACGCGAAGCTGGACCCGACCCAGACGTCCTTCCTGAAG ATGGCGGACGGCggggggcagccccagctcacCCAG CCGGCCAAGCTGACGGAGGCCTTCAAGTACTTCGTGCAGGGGATGGGCTACG tcccccacGTCCTGGACCGGAAGCGGAGCGTAGGGCCAG tggcggcggcggccatGACGCGCCTCTCCCGCTCCCGCACCTCCTCCCTGTGCAGCGAGGCCGAGCGGGGGCGGAGCCGCACCCTGTCACGGGGCGAGGCCGGgggcgcccccccccgccccctgagaccccccggggaccccccaaacccccccccgggaccccccaacccccctgggaccccccaacccctcccccgccccctgagaccccccaaaccccccccgggacccccaacccccctgggacccccccaacccctcccctgccccctgAGACCCCCCGGggacccccaaccccccccggggacccccCAACCCCCCTGGGAACCCCCAACCCCTCCCCGACCCCCCCAATTCCTCCCAGACCCCCCCCCTCGGGACCCCCCCAATACCCTCTCTATgaccctccccccacccccaaggaCCCCCcaaccccgcccccccaccccctga
- the LOC142049201 gene encoding protein NDRG2-like isoform X5: MEFQEAAPPPEVKGAVLETPFGAVNVTLVGSPRPGRPALLTFPDVGHTHASCFAPLFAHPEMQEIVKNFLVVHVDPPGMEEGAPPYPAGYQYPSLEQLAEMIPCILQYLNIASIIGMGVGAGAFVLAKFGLLHPEAVEGLVLVNIDPHAKGWMDWAAHKLSGLTSSTTEMILAHLFTQEELAAAPPPVVQGRERLGATPNAPLLWGMYNSRGDLGLERSGAGSLRCPVLLVVGDNAPHEDAVVECNAKLDPTQTSFLKMADGGGQPQLTQPAKLTEAFKYFVQGMGYVPHVLDRKRSVGPVAAAAMTRLSRSRTSSLCSEAERGRSRTLSRGEAGGAPPRPLRPPGDPPNPPPGPPNPPGTPQPLPRPLRPPKPPPGPPTPLGPPQPLPCPLRPPGDPQPPPGTPQPPWEPPTPPRPPQFLPDPPPRDPPNTLSMTLPPPPRTPQPRPPTP, translated from the exons ATGGAGTTCCAAGAGGCCGCCCCTCCCCCCGAGGTCAAG gggGCTGTGTTGGAGACCCCCTTCGGGGCCGTCAACGTCACCCTGGTGGGGtcgccccgccccggccgccccgcccTCCTCACTTTCCCCGATGTCGGCCACACCC ATGCCTCGTGCTTCGCCCCCCTCTTCGCCCACCCCGAGATGCAGGAGATCGTCAAGAACTTCCTGGTGGTTCACGTGGACCCGCCCGGAATGGAGGAGGGTGCCCCGCCCTACCCCGCCGG ctACCAGTACCCCTCACTGGAGCAACTGGCCGAGATGATCCCCTGCATCCTCCAGTACCTCAA CATCGCCAGCATCATCGGCATGGGGGTGGGGGCCGGCGCCTTCGTCCTGGCCAAATTTGGG ctgctgcacccCGAGGCCGTCGAGGGACTGGTGCTCGTCAACATCGACCCCCACGCCAAGGGCTGGATGGATTGGGCGGCCCACAAG CTGTCAGGACTGACGTCGTCGACCACCGAGATGATTCTGGCCCATCTCTTCACCCAG GAGGAGCTGGCGGCCGCCCCTCCCCCAGTGGTGCAGGGCCGGGAACGTCTGGGGGCGACGCCCAACGCGcccctgctgtggggcatgtACAACAG CCGCGGGGACCTGGGCCTGGAGcgcagcggggccgggagccTCCG ctgccccgtCCTGCTGGTGGTGGGTGACAACGCCCCGCACGAGGATGCCGTG GTGGAGTGCAACGCGAAGCTGGACCCGACCCAGACGTCCTTCCTGAAG ATGGCGGACGGCggggggcagccccagctcacCCAG CCGGCCAAGCTGACGGAGGCCTTCAAGTACTTCGTGCAGGGGATGGGCTACG tcccccacGTCCTGGACCGGAAGCGGAGCGTAGGGCCAG tggcggcggcggccatGACGCGCCTCTCCCGCTCCCGCACCTCCTCCCTGTGCAGCGAGGCCGAGCGGGGGCGGAGCCGCACCCTGTCACGGGGCGAGGCCGGgggcgcccccccccgccccctgagaccccccggggaccccccaaacccccccccgggaccccccaacccccctgggaccccccaacccctcccccgccccctgagaccccccaaaccccccccgggacccccaacccccctgggacccccccaacccctcccctgccccctgAGACCCCCCGGggacccccaaccccccccggggacccccCAACCCCCCTGGGAACCCCCAACCCCTCCCCGACCCCCCCAATTCCTCCCAGACCCCCCCCCTCGGGACCCCCCCAATACCCTCTCTATgaccctccccccacccccaaggaCCCCCcaaccccgcccccccaccccctga
- the LOC142049201 gene encoding uncharacterized protein LOC142049201 isoform X3, with product MGNSGGKMGNFGAERPILVAKWAILGQKGQFWWQNEQFWGRKADFGGGKMGIKKQFSTKAVLLAGGCVGDPLRGRQRHPGGVAPPRPPRPPHFPRCRPHPCLVLRPPLRPPRDAGDRQELPGGSRGPARNGGGCPALPRRLPVPLTGATGRDDPLHPPVPQHRQHHRHGGGGRRLRPGQIWAAAPRGRRGTGARQHRPPRQGLDGLGGPQAVRTDVVDHRDDSGPSLHPGGAGGRPSPSGAGPGTSGGDAQRAPAVGHVQQPRGPGPGAQRGREPPVECNAKLDPTQTSFLKMADGGGQPQLTQPAKLTEAFKYFVQGMGYVPHVLDRKRSVGPVAAAAMTRLSRSRTSSLCSEAERGRSRTLSRGEAGGAPPRPLRPPGDPPNPPRDPQPPWDPPNPSPAP from the exons ATGGGCAATTCTGGGGGCAAAATGGGCAACTTTGGGGCCGAAAGACCGATTTTGGTGGCAAAATGGGCAATTTTGGGGCAGAAAGGCCAATTTTGGTGGCAAAATGAGCAATTTTGGGGCCGAAAGGCTGATTTTGGGGGGGGCAAAATGGGGATAAAGAAGCAGTTTTCAACTAAAGCAGTCCTTTTGGCGG gggGCTGTGTTGGAGACCCCCTTCGGGGCCGTCAACGTCACCCTGGTGGGGtcgccccgccccggccgccccgcccTCCTCACTTTCCCCGATGTCGGCCACACCC ATGCCTCGTGCTTCGCCCCCCTCTTCGCCCACCCCGAGATGCAGGAGATCGTCAAGAACTTCCTGGTGGTTCACGTGGACCCGCCCGGAATGGAGGAGGGTGCCCCGCCCTACCCCGCCGG ctACCAGTACCCCTCACTGGAGCAACTGGCCGAGATGATCCCCTGCATCCTCCAGTACCTCAA CATCGCCAGCATCATCGGCATGGGGGTGGGGGCCGGCGCCTTCGTCCTGGCCAAATTTGGG ctgctgcacccCGAGGCCGTCGAGGGACTGGTGCTCGTCAACATCGACCCCCACGCCAAGGGCTGGATGGATTGGGCGGCCCACAAG CTGTCAGGACTGACGTCGTCGACCACCGAGATGATTCTGGCCCATCTCTTCACCCAG GAGGAGCTGGCGGCCGCCCCTCCCCCAGTGGTGCAGGGCCGGGAACGTCTGGGGGCGACGCCCAACGCGcccctgctgtggggcatgtACAACAG CCGCGGGGACCTGGGCCTGGAGcgcagcggggccgggagccTCCG GTGGAGTGCAACGCGAAGCTGGACCCGACCCAGACGTCCTTCCTGAAG ATGGCGGACGGCggggggcagccccagctcacCCAG CCGGCCAAGCTGACGGAGGCCTTCAAGTACTTCGTGCAGGGGATGGGCTACG tcccccacGTCCTGGACCGGAAGCGGAGCGTAGGGCCAG tggcggcggcggccatGACGCGCCTCTCCCGCTCCCGCACCTCCTCCCTGTGCAGCGAGGCCGAGCGGGGGCGGAGCCGCACCCTGTCACGGGGCGAGGCCGGgggcgcccccccccgccccctgagaccccccggg gaccccccaaaccccccccgggacccccaacccccctgggacccccccaacccctcccctgccccctgA
- the LOC142049201 gene encoding uncharacterized protein LOC142049201 isoform X1: MGNSGGKMGNFGAERPILVAKWAILGQKGQFWWQNEQFWGRKADFGGGKMGIKKQFSTKAVLLAGGCVGDPLRGRQRHPGGVAPPRPPRPPHFPRCRPHPCLVLRPPLRPPRDAGDRQELPGGSRGPARNGGGCPALPRRLPVPLTGATGRDDPLHPPVPQHRQHHRHGGGGRRLRPGQIWAAAPRGRRGTGARQHRPPRQGLDGLGGPQAVRTDVVDHRDDSGPSLHPGGAGGRPSPSGAGPGTSGGDAQRAPAVGHVQQPRGPGPGAQRGREPPVECNAKLDPTQTSFLKMADGGGQPQLTQPAKLTEAFKYFVQGMGYVPHVLDRKRSVGPVAAAAMTRLSRSRTSSLCSEAERGRSRTLSRGEAGGAPPRPLRPPGDPPNPPPGPPNPPGTPQPLPRPLRPPKPPPGPPTPLGPPQPLPCPLRPPGDPQPPPGTPQPPWEPPTPPRPPQFLPDPPPRDPPNTLSMTLPPPPRTPQPRPPTP, from the exons ATGGGCAATTCTGGGGGCAAAATGGGCAACTTTGGGGCCGAAAGACCGATTTTGGTGGCAAAATGGGCAATTTTGGGGCAGAAAGGCCAATTTTGGTGGCAAAATGAGCAATTTTGGGGCCGAAAGGCTGATTTTGGGGGGGGCAAAATGGGGATAAAGAAGCAGTTTTCAACTAAAGCAGTCCTTTTGGCGG gggGCTGTGTTGGAGACCCCCTTCGGGGCCGTCAACGTCACCCTGGTGGGGtcgccccgccccggccgccccgcccTCCTCACTTTCCCCGATGTCGGCCACACCC ATGCCTCGTGCTTCGCCCCCCTCTTCGCCCACCCCGAGATGCAGGAGATCGTCAAGAACTTCCTGGTGGTTCACGTGGACCCGCCCGGAATGGAGGAGGGTGCCCCGCCCTACCCCGCCGG ctACCAGTACCCCTCACTGGAGCAACTGGCCGAGATGATCCCCTGCATCCTCCAGTACCTCAA CATCGCCAGCATCATCGGCATGGGGGTGGGGGCCGGCGCCTTCGTCCTGGCCAAATTTGGG ctgctgcacccCGAGGCCGTCGAGGGACTGGTGCTCGTCAACATCGACCCCCACGCCAAGGGCTGGATGGATTGGGCGGCCCACAAG CTGTCAGGACTGACGTCGTCGACCACCGAGATGATTCTGGCCCATCTCTTCACCCAG GAGGAGCTGGCGGCCGCCCCTCCCCCAGTGGTGCAGGGCCGGGAACGTCTGGGGGCGACGCCCAACGCGcccctgctgtggggcatgtACAACAG CCGCGGGGACCTGGGCCTGGAGcgcagcggggccgggagccTCCG GTGGAGTGCAACGCGAAGCTGGACCCGACCCAGACGTCCTTCCTGAAG ATGGCGGACGGCggggggcagccccagctcacCCAG CCGGCCAAGCTGACGGAGGCCTTCAAGTACTTCGTGCAGGGGATGGGCTACG tcccccacGTCCTGGACCGGAAGCGGAGCGTAGGGCCAG tggcggcggcggccatGACGCGCCTCTCCCGCTCCCGCACCTCCTCCCTGTGCAGCGAGGCCGAGCGGGGGCGGAGCCGCACCCTGTCACGGGGCGAGGCCGGgggcgcccccccccgccccctgagaccccccggggaccccccaaacccccccccgggaccccccaacccccctgggaccccccaacccctcccccgccccctgagaccccccaaaccccccccgggacccccaacccccctgggacccccccaacccctcccctgccccctgAGACCCCCCGGggacccccaaccccccccggggacccccCAACCCCCCTGGGAACCCCCAACCCCTCCCCGACCCCCCCAATTCCTCCCAGACCCCCCCCCTCGGGACCCCCCCAATACCCTCTCTATgaccctccccccacccccaaggaCCCCCcaaccccgcccccccaccccctga
- the LOC142049201 gene encoding uncharacterized protein LOC142049201 isoform X2: MGNSGGKMGNFGAERPILVAKWAILGQKGQFWWQNEQFWGRKADFGGGKMGIKKQFSTKAVLLAGGCVGDPLRGRQRHPGGVAPPRPPRPPHFPRCRPHPCLVLRPPLRPPRDAGDRQELPGGSRGPARNGGGCPALPRRLPVPLTGATGRDDPLHPPVPQHRQHHRHGGGGRRLRPGQIWAAAPRGRRGTGARQHRPPRQGLDGLGGPQAVRTDVVDHRDDSGPSLHPGGAGGRPSPSGAGPGTSGGDAQRAPAVGHVQQPRGPGPGAQRGREPPVECNAKLDPTQTSFLKMADGGGQPQLTQPAKLTEAFKYFVQGMGYVAAAAMTRLSRSRTSSLCSEAERGRSRTLSRGEAGGAPPRPLRPPGDPPNPPPGPPNPPGTPQPLPRPLRPPKPPPGPPTPLGPPQPLPCPLRPPGDPQPPPGTPQPPWEPPTPPRPPQFLPDPPPRDPPNTLSMTLPPPPRTPQPRPPTP, translated from the exons ATGGGCAATTCTGGGGGCAAAATGGGCAACTTTGGGGCCGAAAGACCGATTTTGGTGGCAAAATGGGCAATTTTGGGGCAGAAAGGCCAATTTTGGTGGCAAAATGAGCAATTTTGGGGCCGAAAGGCTGATTTTGGGGGGGGCAAAATGGGGATAAAGAAGCAGTTTTCAACTAAAGCAGTCCTTTTGGCGG gggGCTGTGTTGGAGACCCCCTTCGGGGCCGTCAACGTCACCCTGGTGGGGtcgccccgccccggccgccccgcccTCCTCACTTTCCCCGATGTCGGCCACACCC ATGCCTCGTGCTTCGCCCCCCTCTTCGCCCACCCCGAGATGCAGGAGATCGTCAAGAACTTCCTGGTGGTTCACGTGGACCCGCCCGGAATGGAGGAGGGTGCCCCGCCCTACCCCGCCGG ctACCAGTACCCCTCACTGGAGCAACTGGCCGAGATGATCCCCTGCATCCTCCAGTACCTCAA CATCGCCAGCATCATCGGCATGGGGGTGGGGGCCGGCGCCTTCGTCCTGGCCAAATTTGGG ctgctgcacccCGAGGCCGTCGAGGGACTGGTGCTCGTCAACATCGACCCCCACGCCAAGGGCTGGATGGATTGGGCGGCCCACAAG CTGTCAGGACTGACGTCGTCGACCACCGAGATGATTCTGGCCCATCTCTTCACCCAG GAGGAGCTGGCGGCCGCCCCTCCCCCAGTGGTGCAGGGCCGGGAACGTCTGGGGGCGACGCCCAACGCGcccctgctgtggggcatgtACAACAG CCGCGGGGACCTGGGCCTGGAGcgcagcggggccgggagccTCCG GTGGAGTGCAACGCGAAGCTGGACCCGACCCAGACGTCCTTCCTGAAG ATGGCGGACGGCggggggcagccccagctcacCCAG CCGGCCAAGCTGACGGAGGCCTTCAAGTACTTCGTGCAGGGGATGGGCTACG tggcggcggcggccatGACGCGCCTCTCCCGCTCCCGCACCTCCTCCCTGTGCAGCGAGGCCGAGCGGGGGCGGAGCCGCACCCTGTCACGGGGCGAGGCCGGgggcgcccccccccgccccctgagaccccccggggaccccccaaacccccccccgggaccccccaacccccctgggaccccccaacccctcccccgccccctgagaccccccaaaccccccccgggacccccaacccccctgggacccccccaacccctcccctgccccctgAGACCCCCCGGggacccccaaccccccccggggacccccCAACCCCCCTGGGAACCCCCAACCCCTCCCCGACCCCCCCAATTCCTCCCAGACCCCCCCCCTCGGGACCCCCCCAATACCCTCTCTATgaccctccccccacccccaaggaCCCCCcaaccccgcccccccaccccctga
- the LOC142049216 gene encoding Fc receptor-like protein 5, producing the protein MGPLRLVPMLTSLQMLLLRAAVTDLPPPPPAITVTPRKSEYLIGDTVSMQCVAPGSKEKLQGFQFAGTSGWAVNIRTPRRVCVYSFNITGPKDGGAHLCTYTLVNKARRPVRSQESEAVVINVRDHPPQPTLALKSSTAVTVEGQPLLFLCAAPAGDSERRFNFYNGKAKVADGTVVASGAAEAQLRVPGSHRHHTGNFTCGYEEKTEGRWIPSYRSRAVRVLVREAALAPRLGVDPPTGVVGEDYPLHLTCEASRDDFTLRFRFYRNGLEISPGQAGSKVRRIGNFSEFFFPRIPKSFGGNFSCAAEEDVGGTWVPTPRSEAVGVTVKAPPSQPALLLDPPSGDVIDGDPLGLTCAAAGPAAPRKFAFYKDGVQQFAATAAAERFRFTIPAAEARRAGGRFTCRYEEKVSDWWIPSPLSEAMTVTTQARPQFIPLVAGCAAGAAMLVLGLLLAVCLYRRRRGGVHWKGLHDKDDPSTYPMASFAGGNM; encoded by the exons ATGGGGCCTCTTCGCCTCGTCCCGATGCTCA cCTCTCTCCAGATGCTCCTCTTGCGGGCGGCGGTGACAG accttcctcctcctcctcccgccaTCACTGTGACGCCGCGGAAGTCGGAATATCTCATCGGCGACACCGTCTCCATGCAGTGCGTTGCCCCCGGGTCGAAAGAGAAGCTCCAAGGGTTCCAGTTTGCGGGGACGAGCGGGTGGGCCGTCAACATCAGGACGCCGAGGAGGGTCTGCGTCTACAGCTTCAACATCACGGGGCCGAAGGACGGCGGGGCGCACCTGTGCACCTACACCCTGGTGAACAAAGCCCGCCGCCCCGTCCGCTCCCAGGAGAGCGAAGCCGTCGTCATCAACGTCAGGG ACCATCCACCTCAACCCACGCTGGCCTTGAAGTCCTCAACCGCCGTCACGGTCGAAGGCCaacccctcctcttcctctgcgCCGCCCCGGCGGGGGATTCGGAGCGGAGGTTTAATTTCTACAACGGGAAGGCCAAGGTCGCCGACGGCACCGTGGTGGCCTCGGGAGCCGCCGAAGCTCAGCTCCGGGTGCCCGGGAGCCACCGGCACCACACGGGCAACTTCACCTGCGGCTACGAGGAGAAAACCGAAGGCCGATGGATCCCCTCCTACCGCAGCCGAGCCGTGCGGGTGCTGGTCAGAG aggcCGCTCTGGCTCCTCGCTTGGGTGTCGATCCTCCCACCGGGGTGGTGGGCGAAGATTATCCCTTACACCTCACGTGCGAGGCCTCCAGAGACGACTTCACGTTGAGGTTCCGCTTCTACAGGAACGGCTTGGAGATTTCCCCGGGCCAAGCGGGCTCCAAAGTGAGGAGAATCGGGAATTTCTCCGAATTCTTCTTCCCGCGAATCCCCAAGAGCTTCGGCGGGAATTTCAGCTGCGCGGCGGAGGAGGATGTGGGCGGGACGTGGGTGCCGACGCCCCGAAGCGAAGCCGTGGGCGTTACCGTGAAGG CCCCCCCTTCCCAGCCCGCTTTGCTCCTGGACCCCCCGTCCGGCGACGTCATCGACGGCGACCCCTTGGGCCTCACGtgcgcggccgccggccccgccgccccacgCAAATTCGCCTTCTACAAAGATGGCGTCCAGCAATTCGCCGCCACGGCCGCCGCCGAGCGCTTCCGCTTCACCATCCCCGCCGCCGAGGCCCGCCGCGCCGGCGGCCGCTTCACCTGCCGCTACGAGGAGAAGGTCAGCGATTGGTGGATCCCGTCGCCGCTCAGCGAAGCCATGACGGTCACCACGCAAG CCCGGCCTCAGTTCATCCCATTGGTCGCCGGCTGCGCCGCCGGCGCCGCCATGTTGGTCCTAGGCCTCCTATTGGCCGTTTGCCTTTACCGGAGGCGGAGAG GTGGCGTTCATTGGAAGGGGCTCCACGACAAGGACGACCCCAGCACCTACCCCATGGCCAGCTTCGCCGGCGGCAACATGTGA